The following proteins are co-located in the Brevibacillus laterosporus DSM 25 genome:
- the polA gene encoding DNA polymerase I, producing the protein MSHFVLIDGNSIANRAFYALPLLSTSQGLHTNAVLGFTTMLLKVIDEMKPTHILVAFDAGKVVFRHSEYTEYKGGRAKTPSELSEQFPLIRELLDAFSIKRFELEGYEADDIIGTLTLRAEDEQIKTTVITGDKDMLQLVSPHVSTAITRKGISEIELYSTEEIFEKYGLKPEQIIDLKGLMGDSSDNIPGVPGVGEKTALKLLHQFGSVEEVLSNIDQVSGKKLQENLRNNVEQAKMSKSLATIMRDTPVAMSIADSQYTGYQPDELIEFFKKMEFKSLLSKVKGGSSIADSYGQGSAEAAEGSTANTSLSDKPFTYTMVEEANLADYEPLLTSPMSLVVEMDGENYHYAPIVGFGLATEEQALFIPYETAKSWTAFTEWLQDASKQKWVFDGKRETVGLCWHEMDIKGIDFDLFLASYLINASESNPTLSDATAKFSSVKVASDEDIYGKGAKRSLPSMELISEHVARKAQALWQSVLQAKEELTINQLTELYTNIEQPLSLVLADMEEIGVLVNREQLHQMGEELDRQLEALTEKIYEQAGTTFNINSPKQLGEILFERMGIPPEKKTKTGYSTSADVLEKLAQRYPIVIDILTYRQLGKLRSTYIEGLLKEIHGKTGRVHTRFNQATTATGRLSSTEPNLQNIPIRLEEGRKIRKAFVPTNENCYILAADYSQIELRILAHISKDPNLIDAFVNNMDIHTRTAMDVFGVSEDEVTSMMRRQAKAVNFGIVYGISDFGLSQNLNISRKEAAEFIARYFDVFSGVQNYMEEIKHQAKKDGYVTTLLHRRRYLPDIASKNFNLRSFAERTAMNTPIQGTAADIIKLAMIRMQEALAENQLKSRMLLQVHDELVFEVPEDELETMQKLVANVMENALQLDVPLRVDVNYGETWYDAK; encoded by the coding sequence ATGAGCCATTTTGTGCTGATTGATGGGAATAGTATCGCCAACCGTGCCTTTTATGCGTTGCCGCTACTGTCCACCTCACAAGGACTTCACACGAATGCAGTACTTGGTTTTACGACCATGTTGCTAAAAGTAATAGATGAAATGAAACCGACTCATATTCTAGTAGCTTTTGATGCAGGTAAAGTGGTATTTCGCCACTCTGAATATACAGAGTACAAGGGAGGTCGCGCTAAGACGCCCTCTGAATTATCTGAGCAATTTCCATTAATTCGAGAGTTATTAGACGCGTTTTCGATAAAGAGATTTGAATTAGAAGGCTATGAAGCTGATGATATCATTGGAACGCTAACATTGCGTGCGGAAGATGAACAGATAAAAACAACTGTAATCACCGGGGATAAAGATATGCTACAGCTGGTGTCTCCGCATGTATCTACAGCTATTACTCGAAAGGGTATAAGCGAAATCGAGCTATATTCTACAGAAGAAATCTTTGAAAAATATGGTTTAAAGCCTGAACAGATCATTGACTTGAAAGGGTTAATGGGTGATAGCTCCGACAATATTCCAGGTGTCCCAGGTGTAGGAGAGAAAACGGCACTTAAATTATTGCACCAATTTGGTTCTGTTGAAGAGGTTCTATCTAACATCGATCAGGTGTCTGGCAAAAAATTGCAGGAAAATCTACGCAACAATGTAGAGCAAGCAAAAATGAGTAAATCACTAGCAACCATTATGCGAGATACTCCGGTTGCCATGAGTATTGCTGATTCACAATACACAGGATACCAGCCTGATGAGCTAATTGAGTTCTTCAAAAAGATGGAATTTAAATCGCTACTGTCTAAGGTAAAAGGTGGTAGCAGCATTGCTGATAGCTATGGACAAGGTAGCGCAGAAGCGGCTGAAGGCTCTACAGCGAACACTTCATTATCAGATAAGCCTTTTACTTATACCATGGTCGAAGAAGCTAATCTGGCCGATTATGAGCCTCTATTGACATCTCCAATGAGCTTGGTGGTAGAGATGGACGGAGAGAACTATCATTATGCGCCAATTGTTGGATTTGGTTTAGCTACAGAAGAACAAGCTTTATTCATTCCTTATGAAACGGCTAAAAGCTGGACAGCCTTTACAGAATGGTTACAAGATGCTTCAAAACAAAAATGGGTCTTCGATGGAAAGCGTGAAACGGTAGGTCTTTGCTGGCATGAAATGGATATAAAGGGAATTGATTTTGATTTATTCCTTGCTTCCTATTTAATTAATGCAAGTGAGAGCAATCCTACTCTGTCAGATGCTACTGCCAAATTCTCGTCTGTAAAGGTAGCATCTGATGAGGATATCTATGGTAAAGGGGCAAAGCGAAGCCTGCCGTCCATGGAACTCATTAGTGAACACGTAGCACGTAAGGCGCAAGCTTTGTGGCAAAGCGTCCTTCAAGCAAAAGAAGAGCTAACGATTAACCAATTAACAGAGCTTTACACAAATATTGAGCAGCCTCTTAGTCTCGTACTTGCCGATATGGAAGAGATCGGTGTTCTGGTTAATCGGGAGCAGCTGCATCAGATGGGCGAAGAGCTAGATAGACAATTAGAGGCTTTGACTGAAAAAATTTATGAGCAAGCGGGTACTACGTTTAACATAAATTCTCCGAAGCAACTAGGTGAAATACTGTTTGAACGCATGGGAATTCCACCTGAGAAGAAAACCAAGACAGGTTATTCTACCAGCGCAGATGTACTAGAGAAGCTGGCTCAAAGATATCCGATCGTTATAGATATTCTTACGTATCGTCAATTAGGCAAGCTACGTTCTACGTATATTGAAGGGCTATTAAAAGAGATTCATGGCAAAACGGGTAGAGTGCATACTCGCTTTAATCAAGCCACAACTGCTACCGGACGGCTAAGCAGCACGGAGCCGAACCTCCAAAACATCCCGATCCGTTTGGAAGAGGGGCGTAAAATCAGAAAAGCATTTGTACCAACAAACGAAAACTGCTATATCCTCGCTGCTGATTATTCACAGATCGAGCTACGAATTTTAGCGCATATTTCGAAGGATCCAAACCTGATTGACGCTTTCGTAAATAACATGGACATTCATACTCGCACAGCGATGGATGTATTCGGAGTAAGTGAAGACGAAGTAACCTCCATGATGCGTCGTCAAGCGAAGGCTGTTAACTTTGGAATTGTTTACGGAATTAGTGATTTTGGTTTATCGCAGAATTTAAATATATCGCGTAAGGAAGCGGCTGAATTTATAGCCCGCTATTTTGATGTTTTTTCAGGTGTTCAGAATTACATGGAAGAGATTAAGCATCAGGCAAAAAAGGATGGTTACGTGACGACACTACTGCACCGCCGTCGTTATCTACCGGATATTGCAAGTAAAAACTTTAATCTACGTTCTTTTGCAGAGCGTACCGCTATGAACACTCCTATTCAAGGAACGGCTGCTGATATTATTAAACTTGCGATGATCCGGATGCAAGAGGCCCTTGCCGAGAATCAGCTAAAAAGTCGCATGCTTCTTCAGGTACACGATGAATTGGTGTTTGAAGTCCCAGAGGATGAATTAGAAACGATGCAAAAGCTGGTAGCTAACGTAATGGAGAACGCTCTTCAACTGGACGTTCCACTTAGAGTAGATGTAAATTATGGGGAAACCTGGTATGACGCCAAGTAG
- the mutM gene encoding DNA-formamidopyrimidine glycosylase: protein MPELPEVETVVRTLRTLVLDKTIERVSVLLPRIIRRPADVEQFKSVLVGQTIHAVERRAKFIKFILDQDVLISHLRMEGRYGVYQASEEIEKHTHVIFHFTDGTELRYRDVRQFGTMDVIPLGKEQEVEPLKKLGPEPLDEAFTPTLLTSMLKRKTTKIKPLLLNQEFMVGLGNIYVDEALFRANIHPERIANTLTDDQIENLHKSIVQTLQEAIDAGGSSIKSYVNGQGEMGMFQQVLKVYGKKGELCPSCSTEIVKIVVGGRGTHFCPSCQK, encoded by the coding sequence ATGCCAGAACTACCAGAGGTAGAAACCGTCGTTCGCACACTAAGAACACTGGTGTTGGACAAGACGATTGAACGGGTGAGTGTATTATTACCACGGATTATTCGGCGTCCTGCCGATGTGGAACAATTTAAATCGGTTTTGGTCGGACAAACCATTCATGCTGTTGAACGGCGAGCCAAATTTATTAAATTTATTCTCGATCAGGATGTGTTGATTTCACATTTGCGTATGGAAGGAAGATATGGAGTTTATCAAGCCTCCGAAGAGATCGAAAAGCATACGCATGTGATTTTTCATTTCACGGATGGAACGGAGCTACGCTATCGGGATGTGCGTCAATTTGGTACGATGGATGTTATTCCATTAGGTAAGGAACAAGAGGTGGAGCCACTTAAAAAGCTGGGACCCGAGCCTTTAGATGAAGCCTTTACGCCTACTTTACTTACAAGCATGTTAAAACGTAAGACTACTAAAATCAAACCGTTGTTATTAAATCAGGAATTTATGGTGGGCTTGGGGAATATCTATGTGGACGAGGCTCTTTTCCGAGCTAATATACATCCAGAGCGGATAGCAAATACATTGACTGATGATCAAATAGAGAATTTGCATAAAAGTATTGTACAGACCCTACAAGAAGCGATTGATGCTGGGGGTAGCTCCATTAAATCCTATGTAAATGGACAAGGCGAAATGGGGATGTTCCAACAAGTATTAAAGGTTTACGGGAAAAAAGGAGAGTTGTGTCCGAGTTGCTCCACAGAGATTGTTAAAATTGTTGTAGGAGGACGCGGAACGCACTTTTGCCCATCCTGTCAAAAATAG
- the coaE gene encoding dephospho-CoA kinase (Dephospho-CoA kinase (CoaE) performs the final step in coenzyme A biosynthesis.), with protein sequence MILGLTGGIASGKSTVAAMLRERGVTVIDADLIAREVVEVGKPAYKGIVKHFGTSVLDETGALDRAVLGEIIFSDREKRMILNEIVHPEVRKEMRLQATLAQERGERLVFMDIPLLYESKLTYMVDRVVVVYVPESVQFTRLMERDEFDEEQATKRLRAQMNIEEKRKIAHYVIDNQGSRSDTQKQVDDLVTSLLSEIIP encoded by the coding sequence GTGATTTTGGGTCTAACAGGAGGAATTGCGAGCGGAAAAAGCACTGTTGCAGCCATGTTGCGTGAACGGGGAGTCACCGTTATCGACGCGGATCTTATTGCCCGAGAAGTGGTAGAGGTGGGCAAGCCCGCTTATAAAGGCATCGTCAAGCACTTTGGCACTAGTGTTTTGGATGAGACGGGTGCTTTAGATCGTGCGGTACTAGGGGAAATTATCTTTAGCGATAGAGAAAAACGAATGATTTTAAATGAAATCGTTCATCCAGAAGTACGCAAAGAGATGCGTCTACAAGCTACTCTAGCACAAGAACGTGGGGAGCGGCTTGTCTTTATGGACATTCCGCTATTGTATGAGAGCAAGCTTACCTATATGGTAGACAGAGTTGTGGTTGTTTACGTACCGGAATCCGTACAGTTTACACGATTAATGGAACGTGATGAATTTGACGAGGAACAGGCGACAAAGCGCTTGCGTGCTCAGATGAATATTGAAGAAAAGCGTAAAATAGCTCATTATGTAATCGACAACCAAGGGAGCCGCTCAGACACTCAGAAGCAGGTTGATGATTTGGTGACTAGCTTGCTTTCGGAGATAATCCCATGA
- a CDS encoding lytic transglycosylase domain-containing protein — protein MKTLRSAILLFSVFIIIYLLLNSSFVWKLMYPIKYEEQIKLVSKKYEVNPYLVLAVIRSESKFKPDLVSKKGAVGLMQLMPNTAEWIQSQGKLEMLYPADLEHPATNINLGTWYLAYLLQMFKGNEVVALAAYNAGQGNVKNWIQNKRWEGTRETISDIPFGETRHYVQRVLYYEDRYKEVYKNSFPNLAP, from the coding sequence ATGAAAACGCTACGCTCTGCTATTCTCTTGTTTTCCGTTTTTATTATCATCTATCTGTTACTAAACTCCTCCTTTGTTTGGAAATTGATGTACCCGATCAAATATGAGGAACAAATAAAATTAGTTAGTAAGAAATACGAAGTAAATCCATACCTTGTGCTTGCGGTTATTCGATCTGAATCGAAATTTAAGCCGGACCTGGTTTCGAAAAAAGGAGCAGTCGGTTTAATGCAATTGATGCCAAACACAGCAGAGTGGATACAGTCTCAGGGCAAGCTGGAAATGTTGTATCCTGCTGATTTAGAACATCCTGCGACTAACATTAATTTAGGAACCTGGTACCTAGCTTATTTGTTACAAATGTTTAAAGGTAATGAAGTAGTTGCATTAGCTGCTTATAACGCAGGGCAAGGGAATGTGAAAAATTGGATACAAAATAAGCGGTGGGAAGGGACACGTGAAACGATCTCAGATATCCCGTTTGGGGAGACACGTCACTATGTCCAACGTGTTTTGTATTATGAAGATCGATATAAAGAAGTGTACAAGAATAGCTTTCCTAATCTTGCTCCCTGA
- a CDS encoding glyceraldehyde-3-phosphate dehydrogenase, whose amino-acid sequence MTIKIGINGFGRIGRMVFRKAIQDPSIEVVAINASYPPETLAHLLKYDSVHGTLAHDVTVDGNRIVINGKNTLVLSDRDPLNLPWGKLGVEVVVEATGKFTDRKGAEKHIKSGAKKVVITAPGKDEDATIVMGVNEDQYDHEQHHIVSNASCTTNCLAPVAKVLHEAFQIQSGLMTTIHSYTNDQVNLDNPHKDLRRARACAQSIIPTTTGAARAVGKVLPELNGKLNGFALRVPTPNVSVVDLVVQISKNVTTQEVNRVLREASEGALKGYLGYTDAPLVSTDFNGNENSSIIDGLSTMVMSDKHVKVIAWYDNEWGYSCRVLDLVKHVSEHVNQSKRILTGSTHG is encoded by the coding sequence ATGACAATTAAAATCGGGATAAATGGGTTTGGACGTATTGGGCGCATGGTTTTTCGCAAAGCGATCCAAGATCCATCCATCGAGGTTGTGGCTATTAACGCTAGCTATCCTCCCGAAACTCTGGCTCATTTATTAAAATATGATTCCGTTCATGGGACCTTAGCTCATGACGTTACTGTAGATGGTAATCGCATTGTCATTAATGGAAAAAACACTCTGGTATTATCCGATCGTGATCCTTTGAACCTGCCATGGGGAAAGCTTGGAGTGGAGGTGGTTGTGGAAGCAACCGGAAAATTCACAGATCGTAAAGGTGCTGAGAAGCATATAAAAAGCGGTGCCAAAAAAGTAGTTATTACTGCACCAGGCAAAGACGAGGATGCGACTATTGTAATGGGTGTCAATGAAGATCAATACGATCATGAACAACACCATATTGTTTCAAATGCATCCTGCACGACCAATTGTCTAGCGCCTGTAGCTAAAGTGTTGCATGAGGCCTTTCAGATCCAATCAGGGCTTATGACTACCATTCATTCCTATACGAATGATCAGGTGAATCTAGATAATCCACATAAGGATTTACGCCGTGCACGTGCTTGTGCCCAATCCATCATTCCAACAACAACTGGAGCAGCGAGAGCGGTAGGTAAAGTATTGCCAGAACTAAATGGTAAACTAAATGGTTTTGCTTTACGTGTGCCCACACCAAATGTTTCCGTGGTCGATTTGGTGGTACAAATCTCTAAAAATGTCACTACACAAGAGGTCAATCGGGTATTGCGCGAAGCAAGCGAAGGGGCTTTAAAAGGCTATCTAGGCTATACAGATGCACCTCTTGTTTCTACTGATTTTAATGGCAATGAAAATTCCTCAATCATCGATGGCCTGTCTACCATGGTGATGAGTGATAAGCATGTGAAAGTCATTGCTTGGTACGATAATGAGTGGGGGTATTCCTGCCGTGTGCTTGATTTGGTAAAGCATGTGTCAGAGCATGTAAATCAATCGAAACGTATTTTGACAGGTAGTACACACGGATAA
- a CDS encoding S-layer homology domain-containing protein codes for MSRLSLRKWIAASSGCVLVAGTLVAPFEISGSASVLYAKEKKVSYSKLLTQKEVEERVQQWITIPAEYKIRNSRFEKDDELTNSPYWSISWETSDKRSDKFIYTTVDAQTGELIRFHKYERNNKPAKKTVSEKEAEKTAGAFIEKVAKAKKDSLSKANEIVPLTNNKSFTFVYTRMSDGIPFIENGVTIKMDANGEITSYELTWDDGKIPSSKSSISIEQAEKKLKSLLDPQVRYMELDRYQSRKSGHITYTPVYKYGNNSARFLDANSGEAISPNGAKAEASNKIIPLGDQITYEKNQAPSKISKEQAEKIAIEWGKKLANGWIFNGSSGGGSSVDSTGAKTQDWGFRFISTDQSDEIRIKINDNAQLINYSKRNSSRGNSRNSQESEKRAVDKQAAEKVAIELVKSIYPDHTGQLYLRTDEERFGISDEDRAYSFRFGYLYKGTPIDDLGIEVEVDKYHNEVSSIWLNGEENVAPWRNGDAFEENTLSKEKAIEKEIKEKKLMLTYYKAPFYIAKVEASEKESTEEIPIQLVYRYVGEEKHVNGVTGELVEPWGFSRDESASDIEGHKSEEALQDMLNRGLFILEDGKLEPDKEVSRAQFVGWMLGISNELVRAHMLDDDDDDDEKPYTYSDVPTTHPYYSAISQASQLKIIPPTARFEPDRAITRNEALEIFMKALRFGPLLSKPDVFQSPYPDVTAEQVPAYTLAYALGYLKTPKGTNVGPNKIITRAEAAELMYQFYQQNQR; via the coding sequence ATGAGTAGGTTATCATTACGTAAGTGGATAGCAGCCAGTAGTGGATGTGTGTTAGTTGCGGGTACGTTGGTGGCTCCATTTGAGATTTCTGGAAGCGCTTCGGTTTTATATGCAAAAGAGAAGAAAGTGTCTTATAGCAAGCTTTTAACGCAAAAAGAAGTGGAAGAACGTGTGCAACAATGGATTACCATTCCTGCGGAGTACAAAATCAGAAATTCTCGATTTGAAAAAGATGACGAGCTGACAAACTCACCATACTGGTCGATAAGCTGGGAGACAAGTGATAAAAGAAGCGACAAATTCATTTATACAACAGTAGATGCTCAAACAGGAGAACTAATTAGATTTCATAAATATGAACGCAACAATAAACCAGCTAAAAAGACAGTTAGTGAGAAAGAAGCAGAAAAAACGGCAGGGGCTTTTATTGAAAAGGTGGCTAAAGCGAAAAAAGACTCTTTGAGTAAAGCAAATGAAATTGTTCCATTGACAAACAACAAAAGTTTCACATTTGTCTATACACGTATGTCTGATGGAATTCCATTCATTGAAAATGGAGTAACGATTAAAATGGATGCTAATGGTGAAATCACGTCCTATGAACTTACGTGGGATGACGGAAAAATTCCTTCTTCCAAGTCATCTATTTCCATAGAACAAGCAGAGAAAAAACTAAAGAGTCTACTAGACCCACAGGTACGATACATGGAATTGGACAGGTATCAAAGCAGGAAGAGCGGACACATAACGTATACTCCTGTTTATAAATATGGTAACAATAGTGCCAGATTCTTAGATGCAAATAGCGGAGAGGCGATTAGTCCAAATGGTGCTAAAGCGGAAGCTAGCAATAAAATAATCCCATTAGGCGATCAAATCACTTATGAAAAAAATCAAGCACCTTCAAAAATCAGCAAAGAGCAAGCAGAAAAAATTGCTATCGAATGGGGAAAAAAACTAGCTAACGGTTGGATATTTAATGGTTCGAGTGGGGGGGGCTCCAGTGTAGACTCTACTGGTGCTAAAACACAGGACTGGGGATTCAGGTTCATTTCTACTGATCAAAGTGATGAGATTAGAATTAAAATAAATGACAATGCTCAATTAATTAATTATTCAAAACGGAATAGTTCACGTGGAAATAGCAGAAATTCTCAAGAGTCAGAGAAAAGAGCAGTTGATAAACAAGCAGCAGAAAAGGTCGCTATCGAACTGGTCAAAAGCATCTATCCTGATCATACTGGGCAGCTTTATTTAAGAACAGATGAAGAGCGTTTTGGTATAAGCGACGAGGATCGAGCCTACTCGTTCAGATTTGGTTATTTATATAAAGGTACCCCGATTGATGACCTAGGGATTGAGGTTGAAGTAGATAAATATCATAACGAAGTAAGTTCTATTTGGCTAAATGGGGAAGAGAATGTTGCACCTTGGCGAAACGGTGATGCTTTCGAAGAGAATACGTTATCCAAGGAAAAAGCGATAGAGAAAGAGATCAAAGAGAAAAAACTAATGCTTACGTATTATAAAGCTCCTTTCTATATTGCAAAGGTAGAGGCGTCCGAGAAGGAGTCAACTGAAGAGATTCCTATACAGCTCGTCTATCGTTATGTAGGGGAGGAAAAACATGTAAACGGAGTAACTGGAGAATTAGTAGAACCATGGGGATTTAGTAGAGATGAATCGGCTAGTGATATCGAGGGACACAAAAGTGAGGAAGCCTTGCAAGATATGCTAAATAGAGGTTTATTCATCTTGGAAGATGGAAAGCTAGAGCCAGATAAAGAAGTTTCTAGAGCTCAATTTGTGGGATGGATGCTTGGAATATCAAATGAGTTGGTTCGGGCGCATATGTTAGATGATGATGATGATGATGATGAGAAACCTTATACGTACTCGGATGTACCTACAACCCATCCATATTACAGTGCTATTTCCCAGGCCTCTCAACTTAAAATCATTCCACCCACAGCTCGCTTTGAGCCTGATCGAGCCATTACACGTAATGAAGCGCTAGAAATTTTCATGAAAGCATTACGATTTGGACCGCTACTATCCAAGCCTGATGTCTTTCAATCCCCTTATCCAGACGTAACAGCAGAACAAGTACCTGCTTATACACTAGCGTATGCGTTAGGTTATCTGAAAACACCAAAAGGAACAAATGTAGGGCCAAATAAAATCATAACGCGCGCAGAAGCGGCAGAGCTAATGTATCAGTTTTATCAGCAAAACCAACGATAA
- a CDS encoding HD-GYP domain-containing protein: MRLVSLRHVQPGMKLGRTVFTDDGKVLLGAGMQLSERLVSGLQRMGIDSVYIDDPHTSDIEVEDVIRPETRQDALEVIHKTVQQLRNTNKVARRVSVKDMGMHFQQVFHKILNDLSGAKDVMIHLANISSHSGAMYHHSVNVAVMATAVGMSLGYNTTQLRDLGIGALLHDIGKTALPKELLDKTDRWNEAEMEQAKEHTRLGFDIIRKQHDISLLSAHVAFQHHERMDGSGYPQQLQGDKFHEYAQIVAICDVYDSLTTPRRWRKRYMPQDALEYLLGSGGYLFQHHLVDAFRKHIAVFPLGSGVVLNNGESGVVCKVDPECCHRPTIRILRDGRGNDLLTPYEVNLKYNLKLFITQFEDETLFTFMESKHIAPEF; this comes from the coding sequence ATGCGCCTAGTCTCGTTGCGACATGTTCAACCTGGGATGAAATTGGGAAGGACCGTTTTTACAGATGATGGAAAAGTCCTGCTTGGGGCAGGTATGCAGCTGAGTGAAAGATTGGTAAGTGGTCTACAACGCATGGGAATTGATTCCGTCTATATTGATGACCCGCACACATCAGATATTGAGGTAGAAGATGTTATACGACCAGAGACAAGGCAAGATGCTTTGGAAGTCATACATAAAACCGTGCAACAACTGCGTAATACCAATAAAGTTGCTCGTCGGGTCTCTGTCAAAGATATGGGTATGCATTTCCAGCAGGTCTTTCATAAGATTTTAAATGATCTATCTGGTGCAAAAGATGTCATGATTCATCTAGCTAACATCTCCTCTCACTCGGGAGCAATGTATCATCACAGCGTTAACGTCGCCGTCATGGCTACAGCTGTTGGCATGTCACTTGGCTACAACACGACCCAATTACGTGATTTGGGGATCGGGGCCTTGTTACACGACATCGGAAAAACAGCTTTGCCAAAAGAATTGTTGGACAAGACCGACCGTTGGAACGAAGCTGAAATGGAGCAGGCCAAAGAGCATACGCGTCTTGGATTTGATATCATTCGAAAACAACACGATATTTCGTTATTGTCTGCTCACGTTGCTTTTCAGCATCATGAACGGATGGATGGAAGTGGCTATCCGCAACAACTGCAGGGTGACAAGTTCCATGAGTATGCGCAAATCGTAGCTATTTGTGACGTGTATGATTCTCTAACTACCCCAAGACGTTGGAGAAAACGCTATATGCCACAAGATGCCCTTGAATACCTGCTTGGTTCAGGTGGCTATTTGTTCCAACATCACTTGGTGGATGCCTTTCGCAAGCATATCGCTGTCTTTCCACTGGGTAGCGGCGTCGTACTCAATAACGGAGAAAGCGGCGTAGTCTGTAAAGTAGATCCAGAATGCTGTCATCGTCCAACGATACGCATTTTGCGGGATGGGCGTGGCAATGACTTGCTTACCCCGTACGAAGTTAATTTGAAATATAATTTAAAATTATTTATTACGCAATTTGAAGATGAAACATTATTTACTTTTATGGAATCTAAGCATATTGCACCGGAATTTTAA
- the nrdR gene encoding transcriptional regulator NrdR: MRCPFCEFNGTRVLDSRPFNNNKSIRRRRECEDCGRRFTTFEMVEETPLLIIKKDGTREEYSRDKILRGLIRACEKRPVTLEILENIVNEIERELRSQGKAEVPSKEVGEMVMERLYHVDEVAYVRFASVYRQFKDINVFMRELEELLEQARNQPPKMNKPE; the protein is encoded by the coding sequence ATGCGTTGCCCATTTTGTGAATTCAATGGGACAAGGGTATTGGATTCCCGCCCATTTAATAACAACAAATCAATCAGACGCCGTCGAGAGTGCGAAGACTGCGGCAGAAGATTCACTACATTTGAAATGGTGGAAGAAACACCACTGTTAATTATTAAAAAGGATGGAACAAGAGAAGAGTATAGCCGTGATAAAATTTTACGTGGGTTGATTCGTGCTTGCGAAAAGCGGCCTGTGACATTGGAGATATTAGAGAATATTGTAAATGAAATCGAACGAGAACTACGTAGCCAGGGAAAAGCTGAGGTTCCTAGCAAAGAAGTAGGAGAAATGGTCATGGAGCGCCTCTACCATGTGGATGAGGTAGCTTATGTTCGTTTTGCTTCCGTTTATCGTCAATTTAAAGATATTAACGTATTTATGCGAGAATTGGAAGAGCTTTTGGAACAAGCGCGGAATCAGCCGCCTAAAATGAATAAACCAGAATAA